In Porites lutea chromosome 1, jaPorLute2.1, whole genome shotgun sequence, a single genomic region encodes these proteins:
- the LOC140941594 gene encoding uncharacterized protein, with translation MTEEGEENAPIFLSFNDLGVKINDRQILQNVSGKVHPGEMLAVMGPSGSGKTTLLNILAGRLLAQEGEILLNGKQLDRKLKKKICYVLQEDIFFANLTLRETLTFSAMLRLPDTLSKADKLQKVDQIVDNLDVRKCLDTKIGSPFERGLSGGEKKRANIGCELITNPSLIFLDEPTSGLDSSNALNLVKTLKNYAAREKKTVVTTIHQPSSQIFYMFDKLLLLCGGQVAFYGKASRVLNFFESVGLVCDAHFNPADFILEKVTEGEKIQEMIVKGWAERKRRHQKYLASSSPSHEVSRLDTPSPNPEKSSEKDADTSEKAPLDKTNLKVGSTQDISEKSAETEQAITQDNHSKSSSSSESLYSKVDSPRDISSTEPSRDIENALIPNGNVESEANQSSVPLIQNPKASSSKTSWKGFKRSLSKLSDDGPKPVHTEARVSSADFNVAVVTYKRSTSQDYTKIDVHDHDDEVDHSALYTDISTSWATSFWTQFSVLLVRTFKQSKPDILSKLNFVQSALLAIIAGVIWFQVPYKEESIRDRYSLIFFIVVYWNFTPLFQSLISFPNERTVVNKERAAGYYRLSAYYLAKLFSELPLVIFMPTLFLTVVYWMAGLNRSEAFLLSLLLLLLTAIAGQSVGLCIGATVMDFKKSIVVAAVYGLSCMLSGGFYQQNIPPWLSWFQYFAYLFYSYDALLSIEFSTSPTFSCAPLDSSYAGCRNNGTIIQGSEVLEKLNVSRTVGENIAALLLYIVVFRVLTYLALRFLHKPK, from the exons GCTCTGGCAAAACAACGCTGCTGAACATTCTTGCTGGAAGGTTGCTTGCTCAGGAAGGTGAAATCTTACTCAATGGGAAACAGTTGGACAGAAAGCTGAAGAAGAAAATCTGCTATGTACTGCAAGAAGATATTTTCTTTGCAAATCTCACTCTTCGAGAAACTCTTACG TTTTCAGCAATGCTTCGCCTACCAGATACTTTGTCAAAGGCTGACAAGTTACAAAAG GTTGACCAAATTGTTGACAACTTAGATGTCAGAAAATGCTTGGATACAA AAATTGGAAGCCCTTTTGAGCGTGGATTATCTGGAG gGGAGAAAAAGCGTGCTAACATTGGTTGTGAGCTGATAACCAACCCTTCCTTGATCTTCCTTGAT GAGCCAACATCTGGGTTAGATTCCAGCAATGCATTAAACCTGGTAAAGACTTTGAAGAATTATGCCGCCAGAGAAAAAAAGACAGTTGTAACTACAATTCATCAGCCATCAAGTCAGATCTTCTATATGTTTGACAAGCTTCTATTGCTCTGCGGAGGACAG GTGGCTTTTTACGGAAAAGCCAGTCGAgttcttaatttttttgagaGTGTTGGTCTGGTATGTGATGCCCACTTCAACCCTGCCGACTTTATAT tggAGAAGGTGACGGAAGGAgagaaaattcaagaaatgATTGTGAAAGGTTGGGCTGAGAG AAAAAGGAGGCATCAAAAATACTTAGCATCATCTTCTCCAAGTCATGAAGTTTCAAGACTTGACACTCCAAGCCCTAACCCTGAAAAATCCAGTGAAAAAGATGCAGACACCTCTGAGAAGGCACCTTTGGATAAAACTAATCTGAAAGTTGGAAGTACACAAGACATTTCAGAAAAATCAGCAGAAACAGAACAGGCCATTACACAAGATAATCACAGTAAATCAAGTTCGTCATCGGAGTCACTTTATTCTAAGGTTGATTCCCCAAGAGATATTAGCAGCACAGAGCCTTCACGTGACATAGAAAATGCCCTGATCCCTAATGGAAATGTCGAATCTGAAGCTAACCAAAGCTCTGTTCCTCTCATTCAAAACCCCAAAGCGTCTTCTTCAAAAACATCCTGGAAAGGTTTCAAAAGATCGCTGAGTAAACTATCAGACGATGGCCCTAAGCCGGTACACACTGAAGCACGTGTGTCATCTGCAGACTTTAATGTGGCTGTTGTCACTTACAAGCGTAGCACATCACAGGATTACACTAAGATTGATGttcatgatcatgatgatgaagTAGATCATTCCGCTCTTTACACTGATATTTCTACATCATGGGCCACAAGTTTCTGGACGCAGTTCTCTGTTCTACTTGTGCGCACATTCAAACAGTCCAAGCCAGATATTCTTTCCAAGCTGAATTTTGTACAG AGCGCGCTTTTAGCTATTATAGCTGGGGTCATCTGGTTCCAGGTACCTTACAAAGAGGAGAGTATCCGGGATAGATATTCATTG ATATTCTTTATTGTGGTTTACTGGAATTTCACTCCACTGTTCCAATCTCTTATCTCAT TTCCAAATGAACGGACAGTGGTTAATAAAGAAAGAGCCGCTGGTTATTACAGGCTGTCTGCGTACTATTTAGCCAAGCTCTTCAGTGAGTTACCACTGGTTATTTTCATGCCAACGTTGTTCTTAACCGTTGTGTATTGGATGGCAGGACTGAACAGAAGCGAGGCTTTCCTGTTATCTCTCCTTCTTCTCCTATTAACCGCCATTGCAGGACAG TCTGTAGGTCTGTGTATTGGCGCTACTGTGATGGACTTCAAGAAGTCAATAGTTGTAGCAGCAGTGTATGGTCTCAGCTGTATGCTTTCGGGTGGATTTTATCAGCAGAACATACCGCCTTGGTTATCTTGGTTTCAGTACTTTGCTTACCTGTTTTATTCTTATGATGCTCTTCTTTCAATAGAGTTCTCTACTTCCCCAACGTTCAG CTGTGCACCGCTGGATTCGTCGTACGCGGGTTGTAGGAACAACGGTACCATCATCCAGGGCAGTGAAGTGCTGGAAAAACTGAACGTTTCCAGAACTGTGGGTGAGAATATTGCAGCACTCTTACTGTATATCGTCGTCTTCAGAGTGTTGACATATCTTGCTCTGCGGTTTCTGCACAAGCCAAAATGA